The stretch of DNA TCATCGCCCCTTGCATGATGTTGCCGCCGGTGAGGCCGTAGACACGTTCGATGTCGAGCGGTGAGAGCACCTGGCGGTGCTCGATCGCCGCCGGGACGTTCGGGGCGTACTCGGCGATCTTGGCGACGACTTTGTCGGCGAAGGCGTCCTTGATGTCGTCCCAGTTGCCGTCCCTGAGCTTGTACGGCGCGTACTGGACGAAGCACGACAAGAGGTGCTTGCCGGGGGGCGCGATCGAGTTATCGACGCTGGTCGCCATCGTCGCCTCAACGATCGGCTCCTCGGCCGGCTTGCCGAGCCGTGCGTCGTGGTACGCCTGCTCGAGGTAGTCGAGCGTCGGCGAGATGTGCATCGTGCCGTGGTGGTGCGGCGCGACCTCGCCCGGCGCACTGGGACGGGCCGTGAAGTTCGGCGGCTCGCTCAACGCGAGGTTCACCTTCATCGATGCCGACGCGTAGTCGATGTTCGCCACCGCCTCGCGGAAGTCGGCCGGCAGGCTCGATGGCTGGAGAAACTTCTCGAACGTCAGGTGCGCGTCCACGCTTGAGGCGACGATTGGCGCCGAGATGGTCGAGCCGTCTTCGAGCGTTACGCCCGTGACTTTGCCGTTCGCTTCATTGATCGACGCGACAGACGCTTCGCGGCGGACGGTGACGCCGAGCTGTTCGCCGACTTTCGCCAGGGCGTTCGACAGGCTCCCCATGCCCCCTTGGACATAGCCCCAAACGCCCCGCGCGCCGCCCGCCTCGCCCATCACGTGGTGCAGAAGGACGTAGGCGCTGCCGGGTGAGCTGATCGACGTGAAGGCGCCGATGATCGCGTCGGTGGCGAGCGTCGTCTTGAGGACTTCCGATTCGAACCACCGTTCGAGGATCGGTCGAGCGGCGCCGGTCAGCAGTTCAACCGCGGCGGGCTGGTCTTTGCCGAGATGTTTGAGCGTCTGGTGCATCCGCCACATCTTGGCGCCGTCGCGGAGCCGCTTCGCGAAGCCGATCTTCCGCCAACTGCGCGGGAGTGGCAGCGGGTCGGGCGCCGCCTGGCTGAGGGTCGGCTCGAGCACCGCCGCGACGCGCTCGAGCAGTGACTCGTAGCGCGGGTACGCCTCGGCGTCCTTGGTGCTGAACTGGCCGATCTCGCGGCGGCACAGCTCGGCGTCGGGGCCCATCAGCAGGCTGCGGCCATCAGGCAGCGGCGTGAAGCTCGACGGCGTCCGCGGCAACACGGCGAAGCCGTTCTCCTTCAGCTTCAGGTCGCGGATGATCTCCGGCAGAAACAGGCTGATGACGTACGCGGCCGTCGAGACCTTGTAGCCCGGCCACAGCTCTTCGGTCGTGGCGGCGCCGCCGAGGACGTGGCGGCGTTCGAGCACGACGACGCGCTTGCCCGCTTTGGCGAGGTAGCATGCGCAGACGAGTCCGTTGTGGCCGCCGCCGATGACGATCGCGTCATAGGAGTTGCTAGATGCCGCCATCGGTGTAGGCCTTAGCCGGGGGCGGAAGCCCCCGGTGAAGTGTCGCAGGGAGGTAGGGTGGTTCGGCCGTGGGCTGCCGCCTACGGCTAAGAGATAACTGTCGGAATGCTTTGCCGCCTTCTTTTTCCTAATCGGCAGACTCGCCGACCCTCGTTCCAGAACGCGCCACGTGGTTCAATTGGGCGGCTTACAACAGTCGCCACGCCAGACCGTCGCCTTATCCGCCATGCACCGAATCGGCCTCGCCCTCAGCTTGCTCTCCGCCATGCCAGCCGCTCACGCCGTCGAGTACCCCGTCACCGCGCGCGAAGAGGTTGTCGACAAGTACCAAGGCCCCGGCGGCAAGACGATCGAAGTGACCGACCCCTACCGCTGGTTGGAGGCGGACGTCCGCGAGTCGGACCGCGTCGCCGCTTGGGTCGCCCAGCAGCAAGCCGTCACCGAGGCGTACCTCGGAGCGCTCACCGAGCGGGAGGCCTTCGAGAAGCGGCTCACCGAGTTGTGGAACTACGAGCGCCGCAGCGCGCCCAGCCGCTTCGGCAAGCCAGGCATGAGCCCGGACCGGTACGTCTATACGAAGAACGACGGCCTGCAGAACCAGAGCGTCCTCTACATCACCGACTCGGCCGACGCCGAGGGCCGCGTGCTGATCGACCCCAACCAGTGGAGCGAAGACGGCACGGTCGCTCTAGCGGGCACGTCGGCGAGCTACGACGGCAAGCTACTCGCTTATCAACGCAGCGAGGCCGGCAGCGACTGGCGGGTGATCCGCGTCATGGACGTCGAAACCGGCAAGGAACTCGACGACGAGCTGCGCTGGGTCAAATTCGGCGGCGTGCAGTGGGCGCCCGACGGCAAGGGCTTTTACTACAGCCGCTATCCCGAGCCCGAAGAGGGCGCCGCTTACCAGGCGTCGGCCCTCAATCGCAAGCTCTGTTACCACAAGCTGGGCGATCCGCAGGAAAAGGATGTCGTCATCTACGAGAACCCCGAGCACCCCGATTGGTCGTCCGGCCTGTGGGTGAGCGAGGACGGTGAGTGGCTGGTGGTAGTGGAAAGTCGCGGCACCGACCACCAGAACCGGCTCTACGTCCGTCGCGCCGACGCCGAAGGCGGCGCGTGGACGCCGCTCGTGCAGGACTTCGACAACGAGTTCAACCCGATCGCCAGCGAAGGGAGCCGGCTGTATCTCGTCACCGACCACAACGCCCCGCAGCGCCGTGTCGTGTCGTTCGACCTGCAGCGGGCCAGCGACGTGGTCTTTCGCGACACGCTCGTCGAAGTCGTTCCCGAGAGCGCCGCGACGCTCGAGTCGGCTTCGCTCGTGGGCGATGTCGTGTTCACGAGGTATCTCGAAGACGTCGCCGCCGTCGTGAAGCGCTACTCGCTGCGTGGCGAACCGCTCGGGCGAGTCGAGCTGCCGGGCGTCGGTTCCGTTTACGGTTTCGGTGGCTGGCAGGACGCGACCGAGACCTTTTACACCTACACCAGTTACGACGCCCCGCCGACGACCTACCGCTACGACATCCCCTCGGGCGAATCGGAGCTGCTCTTCCAGCCCGATGTCGGCGTGGACTTCTCGAAGTTCACCGTGCGACGGGAGTTCTACACGTCGAAGGACGGCACGCGCATCCCGATATTCCTCACTCACCGCAAGGACCTCGAACTCGACGGTACGAACCCGACGCTGCTCTACGCCTACGGCGGGTTTACGATCTCGATGACGCCGGGCTACTCGGCGAGCCGGATGGCCTGGGTCGAGAAGGGGGGCGTCCTGGCGGTCGCCAACCTCCGCGGCGGCGGTGAGTACGGCGAGCCCTGGCACGAGGCGGGCAAGCTCAAGAACAAGCAGAACGTGTTCGACGACTTCATCGCCGCGGCCGAGTGGTTGATCGCGGAAAAGATCACCAGCCCCGAGCATCTGGCCATCCAAGGCGGCAGCAACGGTGGCCTGCTCGTCGGCGCGGTGATGACGCAGCGGCCCGACCTGTTCGGCGCGGCCCTGCCGGCGGTTGGCGTGATGGACATGCTCCGCTTCCACACCTTCACCGCGGGCCAGTTCTGGCGCGACGAGTACGGCTCGGCGGACGACCCCGAGATGGTCGAGTATCTGCGGGGCTATTCTCCTTACCACAACGTGAAGCCGGGCGTCGCCTACCCCGCCACCCTGGTGACGACGGCCGACACCGATGACCGCGTTGTCCCGATGCACAGCTTCAAGTTCGCCGCGGCATTACAGCACGCCCAGCAATCGAAGGGCGCCGGCGACAAGCCGCTGCTCATCCGCATCGAGTCCCGCGCGGGCCACGGCGCAGGGACGCCCACCAAGAAGCTGATCGAGCAAGCCGCTGACCTGTGGGCGTTCCTGTGGGAGCACGTCGGACCAAAATCGGGCTCGTGAGAACAGGGTAAGTAGAACCCACCCGTTCGGGGGCCCTCCTCGAAGGCCCTAGGAGGCCCCCTCTGGCGTCCGACGTGGGGGACCCGACTAAACCCTTAGCGGCTCGTCAGGACGCGCCTAAGGGCCCTCTATGGGGATCTAAACGCATGTCCAGAGGAGGACCGGGTAGCCGGGACGGAGTCATGCGCAGATCA from Botrimarina mediterranea encodes:
- a CDS encoding FAD-dependent oxidoreductase, translated to MERGSASLPIRKKKAAKHSDSYLLAVGGSPRPNHPTSLRHFTGGFRPRLRPTPMAASSNSYDAIVIGGGHNGLVCACYLAKAGKRVVVLERRHVLGGAATTEELWPGYKVSTAAYVISLFLPEIIRDLKLKENGFAVLPRTPSSFTPLPDGRSLLMGPDAELCRREIGQFSTKDAEAYPRYESLLERVAAVLEPTLSQAAPDPLPLPRSWRKIGFAKRLRDGAKMWRMHQTLKHLGKDQPAAVELLTGAARPILERWFESEVLKTTLATDAIIGAFTSISSPGSAYVLLHHVMGEAGGARGVWGYVQGGMGSLSNALAKVGEQLGVTVRREASVASINEANGKVTGVTLEDGSTISAPIVASSVDAHLTFEKFLQPSSLPADFREAVANIDYASASMKVNLALSEPPNFTARPSAPGEVAPHHHGTMHISPTLDYLEQAYHDARLGKPAEEPIVEATMATSVDNSIAPPGKHLLSCFVQYAPYKLRDGNWDDIKDAFADKVVAKIAEYAPNVPAAIEHRQVLSPLDIERVYGLTGGNIMQGAMNANQLFCFRPIAGWADHRTPLKGLYLCGAASHPGGGVMGACGKNAAQEILRDR
- a CDS encoding prolyl oligopeptidase family serine peptidase, translating into MPAAHAVEYPVTAREEVVDKYQGPGGKTIEVTDPYRWLEADVRESDRVAAWVAQQQAVTEAYLGALTEREAFEKRLTELWNYERRSAPSRFGKPGMSPDRYVYTKNDGLQNQSVLYITDSADAEGRVLIDPNQWSEDGTVALAGTSASYDGKLLAYQRSEAGSDWRVIRVMDVETGKELDDELRWVKFGGVQWAPDGKGFYYSRYPEPEEGAAYQASALNRKLCYHKLGDPQEKDVVIYENPEHPDWSSGLWVSEDGEWLVVVESRGTDHQNRLYVRRADAEGGAWTPLVQDFDNEFNPIASEGSRLYLVTDHNAPQRRVVSFDLQRASDVVFRDTLVEVVPESAATLESASLVGDVVFTRYLEDVAAVVKRYSLRGEPLGRVELPGVGSVYGFGGWQDATETFYTYTSYDAPPTTYRYDIPSGESELLFQPDVGVDFSKFTVRREFYTSKDGTRIPIFLTHRKDLELDGTNPTLLYAYGGFTISMTPGYSASRMAWVEKGGVLAVANLRGGGEYGEPWHEAGKLKNKQNVFDDFIAAAEWLIAEKITSPEHLAIQGGSNGGLLVGAVMTQRPDLFGAALPAVGVMDMLRFHTFTAGQFWRDEYGSADDPEMVEYLRGYSPYHNVKPGVAYPATLVTTADTDDRVVPMHSFKFAAALQHAQQSKGAGDKPLLIRIESRAGHGAGTPTKKLIEQAADLWAFLWEHVGPKSGS